tggatCGGTTAATTTGTGAACCGGTTGAATCAATCGGTTAGATCGATTATATcaaatttctctatttttaattttttaaatttttaataatttatttaattaaagaaaacatcagataaaattaaaaatcaataatttaattgatttaatgaaGGATTAAACGTTATTACTAAAACCAAGATATTTTGGGCATTAAAGTAGGATGATAAATGCTTTCAATTGGTTTGGTTGGCTCCATCATGAGCCTGGCAATTGACCATATAACATTTGGTGCTTCTGAAGGGCGTTCACATTTATTTCTTGTTACTATTTGTTGGTTCTACCATGTCCCCATTTGCAGCTttgctattatttatttattattatatttaaatgtttgattgatttattaaaagttaaaacagtaataaatttatttaaaaaaattatttttaataagcaaCTGATATTATCTtcaaatagaattttaaaagtaatcATACACAATAACATTCAAACCCCaaatattattgtaatatttaatcatgcttaatttgttttgttttaatccgCTTCTCTTTTAATTTGCGCATTGAGTATCAATATGAATTTCGtgtgaattaaaatatatggactaaattgtaaatacgcgtatatttattatatttgcaGCTTAGATCTAATATGTTGAAAATCATATAGtatcatcaaaatttaaagattattttttagCATGTTAAATTCAAGGAATTCATGTAACAGGTATATACATGATTAAAATTTGAGTCGCATTAATTGCATTATTATTAGGGCTTTGCCCGGATTCAAGTCACACTGTTGTTAGTGCTTCGTCCTCCTTTtgtaattcacaaaaaaaaataatattgattatgTTGAAAGGAGGCCAACTCTATTGAAAAAAGCTTGTAAAATATTGTCCATTGGCAAATCATGCGCTACCAATCAAGTGGTAGCATTCTTACCCAAAAATGTCCTATGTTGTAAGGTAGTGCATGAATGGCTTTTTTAGGTACCTGATGAGGTGCTTTCACTCTGTGAATCCGTCACCTTTTTAAACAAATAGAGTCCTTTCAACTAAAAGAGCCCTCCGACTCTAGATAAATGAGACATCAAAGACTTATCATTATGGAGTCTTCCTCTggacaaattttttttgttttatacatACCCATGTTATATACGAGCTAGCATTTACTATCTAAGCTGCCACGAGAACAAGCCATAAAACTTATTATAAAGAGAgccaaaattgaattataaaattttaagaaagttaaaatataattttattattgtattaactcattaattcaaaatatttaaagaaattaaattaaaatcttacaTTTTGAGAgataaagtgtaattttaccattatattaatttataatttcaaaattcttaaaaaggattcaaatgaaaaatttcCATTTCGGGGACCAGCACTAGACCTGTCAatattcaaatgaaaaaaattcagcCCGCCTCTTAGGCCCGGctcggcccgaaatatgagcctaaaatttgGCTCAGGCTCAGCCcgggaaaaaataataagcccgagcccggctcggcccgacctaatttttaataaacacaaaaaatattttaaaaataaaaaataaaaaataaaaaaaatatttttaaagtattttaaaattaaaaaataaaaaatatatttattatattcgggccgggctcgggccgaAAAGGTGAGCCCGAGcccaacccattttttaaacgggcctcgtttttttgcccaagatCATATTTCgggtctatatttttacccgaacccttccatatttcgggcgggccgggccgcccggcccatggacaggtctaaccAGCACTGCCTGCTCGAGAATGTTTTGAAGTTGGGGACCAATTTAGAATAAAGAGTACTGTGTCAGGGACGGTCGGTGTAACTAACCCAATAAATTATTACGTGTTGAAGTTGAACCAAACATGAGGAATTAAGGGAAATGCCCGCCCAACGTGTTCCTTTATCACCCTCACAAAAATCTTTTCCCTCCCCAATTGCACTGTCTCCCCTCCTCTCTGCAAATCACTCCACACTCACACTTCAATGGGCGGGACACTTGTTCCCACCGCAACTAAATCCGAGCCGCCATCACCACCGCCGCCGATGGAAAGCACCGCGCCTTCtattcctcctcctcctccgaTGCCGCCGTCATTGATGGAGGAAGAGCCTTCTGAAGCTGACATTGATAAGGATGTGCTATGTCCGATATGCATGCAGATTATCAAAGACGCTTTTATGACAGCTTGTGGTCATAGCTTTTGTTATATGTGTATTTTGACTCATCTTCGAAATAAGAGCGATTGTCCTTGTTGTTCTCGTTATCTCACTAATAATCATATCTTCCCTAATTTATTGCTTAATAAggtttgttttccttttttatatcGGTATTTCTTATGATCCTTTTTCGTGTTAatcttaaattgttttttaataCAAGCCCGATATATAAGAAGCTGCATTTGCAATTTAAAGTTGACCTGTATTATTAAGTTCTGCAGAAACGGAAACTTGACATTTCATCACTTAATTATTGTTACTAATTTGAATAATGATTTATTGTATGTAggctttaatttcattatatatactgcaaatttatttttattaaagcagtatttttaaatttcgtagTTATTGAAGAAAATCTCTGCTCGTCAATCAGCAAGGAATGCCTCTCCGGTAGAAAATCTTCGTCAAACATTACTGCAGGTCAGTTATACCATATTAGAGCATTAATTTGCcagataaattaattataactaataGCTAATTATTGTGGTTTGCTTGTATATGGAACCTAATGAACTTGGTTACGCGGTTTAATGTTTGTTTGAATACTTAAGTTTCATTaatgattaattgtttgatcTCTAAGGAGCTCTTTGAGTTCCCTAATAATAACTAATAGGTAATTATTGTGGTTTGATTGTATGTGGAACCTAATGAACTTGGTGATGTGGTTTAATGTTTGTTTGAATACTTAACTTTCATTaatgattaattgtttgatcTCTAAGGAGATCTTTGAGTTCCCTAATAAGTGTAGTTGATGCTCTCCTTGTGATCCTTAGACAGGGTTGTGAGGTGTCAGCCAAGGAGCTGGATAGTTTGTTGTCTCTACTTGTTGACAAGAAGATGAAAATGGAGCAAAGTGAAGCAGAGACAAACATGCAGATTCTGCTTGATTTCTTGAACTGTCTAAGgaagaaaaagcttgaagagCTTACTCAGGTCCTTAACTTGAATTTATATCTTCCTGGAATTATACTTTTATGATTGATGGTCTTAtgtgttttcatttttcttaatgaAGATTCAAAATGATCTTCAATATATTAAGGAGGACACAACTGCTGTAAAGAAACGTACCATGGAATTGTATACGGCGAAAGAGAGATGCTCCATGAATCTAAGGATGCTTGTTGATGATTTCTCTGCAGAAAAACCCTTGCCTTCATTGATTGATCAATATAATAATGGCGCAATATCTGGTGGTCGCAACTCACAAGGCTGGATAGGTTCAGCAAGGTCACAGAGCAGGGTTAGTTACCAAGCAAATTCACCGGGATTCAGAAGTAAAGATGCCAATGGTGGGTCAGATTCTACATGCAATACTGATTCAGGATTGACTGTGGCAAGAAAGAGGCGGATTCATGCACAGGTTACTCTCCTTgcttatttttcatatttcttgaCTTTTGCTGTTGGTTGGAGCAAGGGGGTCCAAGTTTATTGGTCCGTTAATGAATAGCGTATTTACTAATGATCCTCTAgtgttttccttttattttatagttcCAACTATTCTAAGTAGCAGTCTGTTCAAAAGATTTATGGAGAAACTGAAGATTCCTATTGTTAAGAGATACGTTTCCCATATATTCTCTGTTCATATAAATATACCAGtcactcttttttttgttcaataacAGTCACTCCTTCAAAAATGACTggtagatttttttataatcattCTCTTTTGCTCAGTTTAATGACCTACAAGAGTGTTACTTGCAAAAGCGGCAGCATTGGaccaaacaatttaataaaCAGGAAGATGAAGGTCCAGCAGCAATGGATGTAGATGGTTATAATCCTGGTCTTCAGGATTTTCAGGCAGTGCTAACTACATTTACACGATACAGGTACATATCTTCTCCATCAGTTTCGCCTTTGCTAAAagtaatattttctttctttaggaAATGTTGTGGATCTAACTCCAACTGTTCTTTCCTTCTATGTAACATTTGTAATTGTTGTTCACATTAGTCGATTGAGGGTCATTGCTGAACTTAGGCATGGTGATATTTTCCACTCTGCTAACATTGTCTCAAGGTGAGTCAAAAATTTATCATTCTATGTTTTTCTAATTAGTCATTAGTACTTGGGTTATCAATCAGTCGTAGTTGCATAAAGTTTGGGTACCTTTGTTTTGTTTATGATACTTCTTTCTTTACAAGAAGTACTGCTTTGACCAAtcttcatttgtttaataatatgattagacttattttgaacttccattcataaaattttcctcTCCTATGCTTCTTTAGAATTTATAATAACTAGAATGAATCTGCAGTATAGAATTTGATCGTGATGATGAGATGTTTGCTATTGCTGGAGTGTCCAGGCGCATCAAGGTTTTTGAGTTTTCTGCGGTAAGCATTAGATGAAATATTTTAGGTCTGTTAAGTGGAGTTCATGGTTTCTGAAGTTTTTATGATAgtggaaatatttttatagagaTGATTTATAGCCATCTCTCTTTGATTAAAGTGATCACTTTATACTTACCTGAACACTATTAGCTAGCCATTATTCTAGAATGATGACACATGTCTCATGTACTATAACAATAGTTCTGTCTTTGATTCATCAATCAGCACTTACAGGTTTGGTTTTCTGCAGATTGTGAATGAACCAGCAGATGTGCATTGTCCTATTGTTGAAATGTCTACCAGATCTAAGCTTAGTTGCTTGAGTTGGAATAAGTACACAAAAAACCATATTGCTAGCTGTGATTATGATGGGATAGTAACTGTCTGGGACATTACTACTCGGCAGGTATGAAATAACAGCTCTTTCACTTTTCTAACCTCAATAAATAACTCTCATGTAGGTTGTTCagcaaaaacatttttattgcAATGTTTGGTTCAATCACCTACAGTTGCTTAATCTTCAAAACAATGGTTTCTAATTGTACAGAGTTTGATGGAATATGAGGAACATGAAAAGCGAGCTTGGAGTGTTGATTTTTCACGCACCGAACCTTCAATGCTTGTCTCTGGCAGTGATGACTGCAAGGTAAAAATAACCTCCCTGTAAAACTTGATGCTAGTGCATCTTGTATTCTAGGTCTAAGCTTGTTGTAGTGCATGTTCTCAAAAGATTGCAGATTATAAAGTTCTTAGATGTGAGATCCCTGCAGAAACTGTTTCCAGCATAACACCGTCTTTGATAGAATAGCCATGTAGTTGTTGCAATGGTTTTTATGTTAGTGTCCACCAACTGTCAGTACACTAGATGAAGATTGTACATGATTTGCAATTTACACTGTCTAACCCCCATTTGTATTTGATAGGTCAAAGTTTGGTGCACAAAGCAAGAAG
This genomic window from Gossypium raimondii isolate GPD5lz chromosome 10, ASM2569854v1, whole genome shotgun sequence contains:
- the LOC105777924 gene encoding E3 ubiquitin-protein ligase COP1 is translated as MGGTLVPTATKSEPPSPPPPMESTAPSIPPPPPMPPSLMEEEPSEADIDKDVLCPICMQIIKDAFMTACGHSFCYMCILTHLRNKSDCPCCSRYLTNNHIFPNLLLNKLLKKISARQSARNASPVENLRQTLLQGCEVSAKELDSLLSLLVDKKMKMEQSEAETNMQILLDFLNCLRKKKLEELTQIQNDLQYIKEDTTAVKKRTMELYTAKERCSMNLRMLVDDFSAEKPLPSLIDQYNNGAISGGRNSQGWIGSARSQSRVSYQANSPGFRSKDANGGSDSTCNTDSGLTVARKRRIHAQFNDLQECYLQKRQHWTKQFNKQEDEGPAAMDVDGYNPGLQDFQAVLTTFTRYSRLRVIAELRHGDIFHSANIVSSIEFDRDDEMFAIAGVSRRIKVFEFSAIVNEPADVHCPIVEMSTRSKLSCLSWNKYTKNHIASCDYDGIVTVWDITTRQSLMEYEEHEKRAWSVDFSRTEPSMLVSGSDDCKVKVWCTKQEASVLNIDMKANICSVKYNPGSSVHVAVGSADHRVHYYDLRNISKPLYVFGGHKKAVSYVKFLSNHELASASTDSTLRLWDVKENLPLRTFKGHKNEKNFVGLTVNSEFIACGSETNEVFAYHKAISKPAASYKFGSDMAGVDEEAGSYFISAVCWKSDSPTLLVANSQGTIKVLVLAA